One genomic segment of Catalinimonas alkaloidigena includes these proteins:
- the secY gene encoding preprotein translocase subunit SecY produces MKKFITTIRNIFSIEELRTRILNTLGFLIIFRLGSFVVLPGVDPSRLEGDAGGIFGLLDTFLGGAFSNASIFGLGIMPYISASIVIQLLTVAVPYFQRLQKEGDSGRKKITQITRVLTIFITFGQGIGYLSYAVPAEAILIDRFFFTVSALIILTSGTIFCMWLGEKITDKGIGNGISMLIMIGIISRFPGAIVAEFLSKGMNGALLFVIEIVALFFVVMAAVMLTQAVRRIPVQYAKQVVGNKVYGGQRQYIPLKVNASGVMPIIFAQSLMFLPGLIASIWADSNDLAQSIGSTFADFTSWQYNLVFGVLIILFTFFYTAITINSKQIADDMKRNGGFVPGVKPGQPTAEFIDSVLSRITLPGSLFLAIIAIMPAIASVAGITTEFSYFYGGTSLLIMVGVILDTLQQIESYLLMRHYEGMMKSGRIKGRSENAAVA; encoded by the coding sequence ATGAAGAAATTTATTACCACCATAAGGAATATATTTTCAATTGAAGAGCTCAGGACCAGAATACTTAATACTTTAGGCTTTTTAATCATTTTCAGATTAGGGTCTTTCGTTGTATTACCTGGGGTAGACCCTTCACGATTAGAGGGAGATGCTGGTGGTATATTTGGCTTATTAGATACTTTTTTAGGAGGAGCATTTAGTAATGCTTCTATTTTTGGGCTGGGAATCATGCCCTACATTTCTGCTTCTATCGTAATTCAGCTACTTACAGTAGCAGTACCTTATTTTCAGAGATTACAGAAAGAGGGTGATTCCGGCAGAAAGAAAATTACGCAAATTACCAGAGTGTTGACCATCTTCATTACTTTTGGTCAGGGCATTGGTTACCTGTCTTATGCGGTACCTGCTGAGGCGATATTAATAGATAGATTTTTCTTTACTGTTTCCGCACTTATTATTCTAACCTCAGGTACTATCTTTTGTATGTGGTTAGGAGAAAAAATCACTGATAAAGGGATTGGAAACGGTATCTCAATGCTGATTATGATTGGTATTATTTCTCGTTTTCCAGGAGCGATAGTAGCAGAATTCCTATCTAAAGGCATGAATGGAGCACTCCTATTTGTTATTGAGATCGTTGCATTGTTCTTTGTTGTAATGGCGGCAGTTATGCTAACCCAGGCGGTAAGGCGTATACCTGTACAGTATGCCAAGCAAGTGGTAGGGAATAAAGTTTATGGTGGGCAACGTCAATATATCCCACTAAAAGTAAATGCTTCAGGGGTAATGCCTATCATATTTGCGCAATCATTGATGTTTCTTCCTGGACTGATTGCTAGCATCTGGGCAGACAGTAATGATCTGGCGCAGTCCATTGGTAGTACCTTTGCTGATTTTACATCATGGCAGTACAATTTAGTATTTGGGGTGTTAATAATTCTTTTTACATTTTTCTATACCGCAATTACGATTAATTCAAAGCAGATTGCGGATGATATGAAACGTAATGGGGGCTTTGTCCCCGGGGTGAAACCTGGTCAGCCTACGGCAGAATTCATTGACTCAGTACTATCAAGGATTACATTACCAGGATCTTTGTTTTTAGCAATAATAGCTATTATGCCAGCTATTGCGAGTGTTGCAGGAATAACCACAGAGTTTTCATATTTCTACGGTGGAACCTCATTACTCATTATGGTAGGAGTAATACTGGATACACTTCAGCAAATTGAGAGCTATCTGTTAATGCGTCATTACGAAGGTATGATGAAGTCTGGTAGGATTAAAGGTAGGTCTGAAAACGCTGCTGTTGCTTGA
- the infA gene encoding translation initiation factor IF-1: MAKQASIEQDGTITEALSNAMFRVELENGHQVIAHISGKMRMNYIKILPGDRVKLEMSPYDLTKGRIVYRYK, encoded by the coding sequence ATGGCTAAACAAGCATCAATAGAACAAGATGGTACTATAACGGAAGCATTGTCTAATGCAATGTTTAGAGTTGAGCTTGAAAATGGCCACCAGGTAATTGCCCATATATCTGGTAAGATGAGAATGAACTATATCAAAATATTACCTGGTGACAGAGTAAAGCTTGAAATGTCACCTTATGATTTAACTAAAGGACGAATAGTATACAGATATAAGTAA
- the ykgO gene encoding type B 50S ribosomal protein L36: MKVKASIKKRSSDCKIVRRKGKLYVINKKNPRFKQRQG, from the coding sequence ATGAAAGTAAAAGCATCTATTAAAAAGCGCAGTTCCGACTGCAAAATTGTCAGAAGGAAGGGCAAGTTATACGTTATTAATAAGAAGAACCCTAGATTTAAGCAAAGACAAGGTTAA
- the rpsM gene encoding 30S ribosomal protein S13, whose protein sequence is MARIAGVDIPDNKRGEIGLTYIFGIGKSSAQNILTQAGIDWSKKVGEWDDEESNAIRSIIANEFKVEGVLKSEVQMSIKRLMDIGCYRGLRHRKGLPVRGQKTKNNARTRKGKRKTVANKKKATK, encoded by the coding sequence ATGGCTAGAATTGCAGGCGTAGATATCCCCGATAATAAAAGAGGAGAAATAGGTCTTACCTATATCTTTGGCATTGGTAAGAGCTCTGCTCAAAACATTCTTACTCAAGCAGGTATTGACTGGAGTAAGAAAGTTGGAGAGTGGGATGACGAAGAGTCCAATGCCATTCGTAGCATTATCGCTAACGAATTCAAAGTGGAAGGTGTACTTAAATCTGAGGTACAAATGAGTATAAAGCGACTGATGGATATTGGTTGTTACCGTGGCTTAAGACATCGTAAAGGTCTTCCTGTTAGAGGACAAAAGACAAAGAATAACGCACGTACACGCAAAGGTAAGCGTAAGACAGTTGCAAATAAAAAGAAAGCTACTAAGTAG
- the rpsK gene encoding 30S ribosomal protein S11 has protein sequence MAQKRKDKAKKRVVAVEAVGQAHIKASFNNIIISITNMSGQVVSWASAGKMGFKGSKKNTPYAAQTAAANCAQTAYDLGMRKVEVFIKGPGAGRESAIRTLQNTGLEVTMIKDVTPLPHNGCRPPKRRRV, from the coding sequence ATGGCTCAGAAAAGAAAAGATAAAGCAAAAAAGAGAGTGGTTGCGGTTGAGGCCGTAGGGCAAGCTCATATTAAAGCTTCATTTAATAATATCATTATCTCTATTACCAACATGTCAGGACAAGTAGTGTCATGGGCATCGGCAGGTAAGATGGGTTTCAAAGGTTCTAAGAAAAATACGCCTTACGCAGCTCAAACTGCTGCAGCTAACTGCGCTCAAACTGCTTACGATCTGGGAATGCGTAAGGTTGAAGTATTCATCAAAGGACCTGGCGCCGGACGTGAATCAGCAATCAGAACCCTACAGAATACAGGCTTGGAAGTTACTATGATTAAAGATGTAACTCCCCTACCGCATAACGGTTGCCGCCCACCTAAAAGAAGAAGAGTATAA
- the rpsD gene encoding 30S ribosomal protein S4, with protein sequence MARYRGPKSKVARKFNDPIFGPSKALQKKGYPPGQHGRGRRRKQSEYAIQLMAKQKAKYTYGVLERQFANLFEKANSSQGITGEILLQLLESRLDNVVFRLGIAPTRRGARQLVSHKHITVNGEVVNVPSFQVKPGDLVGVREKSKSLEAITNSLATHSANRFSWLEWDKSQMAGRFNNVPQRDEIPENLQEQLIVELYSK encoded by the coding sequence ATGGCAAGATATAGAGGCCCTAAGTCTAAAGTAGCAAGAAAATTTAATGATCCTATATTCGGCCCAAGCAAAGCGCTGCAGAAGAAGGGATACCCTCCCGGGCAGCATGGCCGAGGAAGACGTCGTAAGCAGTCAGAATATGCAATTCAGCTTATGGCTAAACAAAAAGCTAAGTATACCTATGGTGTATTAGAAAGACAGTTTGCAAATCTTTTTGAAAAAGCAAACAGTAGCCAGGGTATTACTGGTGAAATCCTTTTGCAATTACTTGAATCTAGGCTTGATAATGTTGTGTTTAGACTAGGCATTGCGCCTACCAGAAGAGGTGCCAGACAACTGGTAAGTCATAAGCATATCACTGTCAATGGGGAAGTGGTTAATGTACCTTCATTTCAGGTAAAGCCAGGTGATTTAGTAGGTGTAAGAGAAAAATCAAAATCTTTGGAAGCTATCACCAACAGTTTAGCCACACATAGTGCAAACCGTTTTAGCTGGTTAGAATGGGATAAATCTCAAATGGCAGGAAGATTTAATAATGTTCCTCAAAGAGATGAAATACCAGAGAACTTACAAGAGCAGTTGATTGTTGAACTTTACTCTAAGTAA
- a CDS encoding DNA-directed RNA polymerase subunit alpha, with product MSILAFQMPEKVVMEKADNFHGLFTFKPLERGYGVTVGNALRRILLSSLEGYAITGVKMPGVMHEFSTVEGIVEDVSEIILSLKKVRFKKVTDDFVDNKIVIPIKNQSSFTGADIQEHVTSFEVLNPDHVICHMDESLDVEIELYVEKGRGYVPSEENKQNDQSYGVIAIDSIFTPIKNVKFSVENTRVEQRTDYEQLILDIETDGSIHPEDALKGAANILIKHFMLFSDQNMILETPQQGEPDTVDEEMLHMRKLLKTPLNDLDLSVRAYNCLKAADVKTLGDLAQLEISDMMKFRNFGKKSLAELEQLIADKNLTFGMDVSKYKLEED from the coding sequence ATGTCAATACTAGCATTTCAAATGCCTGAAAAGGTGGTAATGGAAAAGGCAGACAACTTTCATGGTCTGTTCACTTTCAAGCCATTAGAAAGAGGTTATGGGGTTACTGTTGGTAATGCACTAAGAAGAATTTTGTTGTCATCACTGGAAGGCTATGCAATCACAGGTGTTAAAATGCCTGGAGTAATGCATGAGTTTTCTACAGTAGAAGGAATAGTTGAAGATGTCTCTGAAATTATTTTGAGTCTGAAAAAAGTGCGCTTTAAGAAAGTCACTGATGACTTCGTAGATAACAAAATTGTGATTCCTATAAAAAATCAGTCCAGTTTTACCGGTGCTGATATTCAAGAGCATGTAACTTCATTTGAAGTTCTTAATCCTGATCATGTGATCTGTCATATGGATGAATCACTGGATGTGGAAATTGAGCTCTATGTTGAGAAAGGTAGAGGATATGTGCCTTCTGAAGAAAATAAGCAGAATGATCAGAGTTATGGAGTGATAGCAATAGATTCCATCTTTACTCCAATCAAAAATGTGAAGTTTAGTGTAGAAAATACCAGGGTTGAACAACGTACTGACTATGAACAGCTTATTCTGGATATAGAGACTGATGGTTCAATTCACCCTGAAGATGCCCTAAAAGGAGCCGCAAATATTCTGATCAAACATTTTATGTTATTCTCTGATCAGAACATGATTTTGGAAACACCTCAACAGGGTGAGCCAGATACTGTAGATGAGGAAATGCTTCATATGAGAAAGCTTTTGAAGACACCTCTCAATGATTTAGACCTTTCAGTAAGAGCATACAACTGTTTAAAAGCAGCTGATGTGAAAACTCTAGGAGATCTAGCACAGCTTGAGATTTCTGACATGATGAAGTTTCGTAACTTTGGTAAAAAATCATTGGCAGAATTAGAGCAGCTCATAGCAGATAAGAATTTGACATTCGGAATGGATGTGAGTAAATATAAACTAGAAGAAGATTAA
- the rplQ gene encoding 50S ribosomal protein L17: MRHAKKFNHLGRTAPHRKAMLANMASSLILHKRITTTVAKAKALRKYVEPLITRSKADTTHSRRVVFSYLQDKTSAQVLFNEVAERVAERPGGYTRIIKLGNRLGDNADMCLIELVDFNETYMQEDTTKKKSTRRSRRSGKKSSSKSEAKSSTAEATEVEDKKESQPTTAGDTVTDEAETTEVEEKKEASTTDEKVEGKADDQSKEADDSSDSEDKENK, encoded by the coding sequence ATGAGACACGCAAAAAAATTTAACCATTTAGGACGTACCGCACCCCATCGTAAAGCGATGTTGGCAAATATGGCTTCGTCTTTGATTCTTCATAAACGGATCACCACTACTGTGGCTAAAGCGAAGGCGTTAAGGAAATATGTAGAGCCTTTGATAACCAGGTCTAAGGCAGATACCACCCATTCCAGAAGGGTTGTATTCTCATATTTACAAGATAAAACTTCAGCCCAAGTACTTTTTAATGAAGTAGCTGAAAGAGTAGCTGAAAGGCCCGGTGGATATACTCGTATCATAAAGCTAGGTAACCGTCTTGGAGACAATGCGGATATGTGTTTGATTGAGTTGGTTGACTTCAATGAGACATACATGCAGGAGGATACTACTAAGAAGAAAAGCACTAGGAGAAGTCGTAGATCTGGTAAGAAAAGTTCTTCTAAAAGTGAAGCTAAGTCGTCAACTGCAGAAGCAACAGAGGTAGAAGATAAGAAAGAGTCTCAACCTACTACTGCTGGAGATACAGTAACTGATGAAGCTGAAACCACTGAAGTAGAAGAAAAAAAAGAAGCTTCAACAACAGATGAAAAAGTTGAAGGTAAAGCAGATGATCAATCTAAAGAAGCAGACGATTCCAGTGATTCTGAAGATAAAGAGAACAAATAG
- the carA gene encoding glutamine-hydrolyzing carbamoyl-phosphate synthase small subunit — translation MKPDKKATAVLLLEDGTYFHGNAIGKIGTKGGEICFNTGMSGYQEIYTDPSYYGQIIVNTTSHIGNYGVLDSEQESNTPKISALVVNDFSNVYSREKADHDLQHFLENAGIVGITNIDTRKLVRHIRSKGAMNAVISSELTDLKELKKILDEVPSMAGLELSSQVCTKDEYYYGHESAPKKVAVIDLGIKTSILKNLTERGCYCKIFPAKTSYEKIKAWGADGYFVSNGPGDPGAMEYAVDTVKKILEEDRPLFGICLGHQILARANNISTYKMHHGHRGLNHPVKNLETGKSEITSQNHGFSVNLEEAEKMKNLKVTHINLNDNTVAGIKMLDKKAFSVQYHPESSPGPHDSRYLFDQFVKLMNT, via the coding sequence ATGAAGCCCGACAAAAAAGCAACAGCTGTCTTACTCCTTGAAGATGGCACATATTTTCATGGTAATGCAATAGGAAAAATTGGGACTAAAGGTGGAGAAATTTGTTTTAACACTGGTATGTCCGGTTACCAAGAAATTTACACCGATCCTTCATATTATGGTCAGATAATCGTCAATACAACCTCTCATATTGGTAATTATGGAGTCTTGGATTCTGAACAGGAGTCTAATACGCCGAAAATTAGCGCTTTGGTTGTAAATGATTTTTCTAATGTTTATAGCCGTGAAAAAGCTGATCATGATCTTCAGCATTTTTTAGAAAATGCTGGAATTGTCGGTATTACGAATATAGATACAAGAAAGCTTGTCAGACATATCAGGTCTAAGGGAGCTATGAATGCAGTAATTTCCTCAGAACTTACTGATCTCAAAGAGTTGAAGAAAATATTAGATGAGGTTCCTTCAATGGCTGGGCTGGAACTTTCCTCCCAAGTATGTACTAAGGACGAGTATTATTATGGACATGAGAGTGCTCCAAAAAAAGTGGCAGTAATTGATTTGGGGATTAAGACAAGCATCTTGAAAAACCTTACCGAGCGTGGTTGTTATTGCAAAATTTTCCCCGCCAAAACAAGCTATGAAAAGATTAAAGCATGGGGGGCTGATGGGTATTTCGTGTCCAACGGACCAGGGGATCCCGGAGCTATGGAATACGCTGTAGACACCGTAAAGAAGATTTTAGAAGAAGATCGCCCCTTGTTTGGCATTTGTCTAGGTCACCAGATCTTAGCAAGAGCAAATAATATTTCTACCTACAAAATGCATCACGGTCATCGTGGATTAAATCATCCGGTAAAAAATTTAGAGACTGGTAAAAGTGAAATTACTTCTCAGAACCATGGTTTCTCAGTAAACTTGGAAGAGGCTGAGAAGATGAAAAATCTCAAGGTGACACACATCAATTTAAATGATAATACTGTGGCAGGCATTAAAATGCTGGACAAAAAAGCATTTTCAGTACAATACCACCCTGAATCGTCACCTGGTCCTCATGATTCACGTTATCTTTTTGATCAATTCGTGAAGCTGATGAATACTTAA
- the eno gene encoding phosphopyruvate hydratase, which yields MSIIKKIHARQILDSRGNPTVEVDVITENNVLGRAAVPSGASTGQHEAVELRDNDKSLFMGKGVTKAVDNVNSAIAQKLLGVSIFEQTLIDHTMLDIDGTANKSKLGANAILGVSLAVAKAAALELGQPLYKYIGGVNANTLPVPMMNILNGGSHADNAIDFQEFMIMPVKAESFSEALRMGTEVFHHLKNVLKSKNLSTNVGDEGGFAPNITSNKEAIEVVLQAIEKAGYKPGEEIFIALDAASTEFYDSEKGVYKFESSGEELNSSDMANYWKEWVDQYPIISIEDGMSEDDWAGWKTHTDLLKDKCQLVGDDLFVTNVKRLQDGIDQGVGNSILIKVNQIGSLTETIDTVNLAKRNGYKSVISHRSGETEDNFIADLAVALNAGQIKTGSASRSDRMAKYNQLLRIQEQLGQVAYFPGKLL from the coding sequence ATGAGTATTATTAAGAAAATTCACGCCCGTCAAATCCTTGATTCCAGAGGTAATCCAACAGTTGAAGTTGATGTCATTACAGAAAATAATGTTTTGGGAAGAGCCGCTGTGCCTTCAGGAGCTTCTACCGGTCAACATGAGGCAGTAGAGCTGAGGGATAATGACAAAAGTCTTTTCATGGGAAAAGGAGTAACTAAAGCGGTTGATAATGTAAATAGTGCAATTGCCCAGAAATTATTAGGAGTATCTATATTTGAGCAAACGCTCATAGACCATACCATGCTCGATATTGATGGTACTGCCAACAAGTCTAAGCTTGGTGCAAACGCGATACTTGGAGTCTCATTGGCAGTTGCTAAAGCTGCTGCACTTGAGCTGGGCCAACCATTATATAAGTATATCGGAGGTGTAAATGCTAACACGCTTCCTGTACCTATGATGAATATTCTGAATGGAGGAAGCCATGCGGATAATGCGATAGATTTTCAGGAGTTCATGATCATGCCCGTAAAGGCTGAAAGCTTTTCTGAGGCCCTTCGTATGGGTACTGAGGTTTTTCATCACCTGAAAAATGTACTGAAAAGTAAAAATCTTTCTACAAATGTAGGAGATGAAGGTGGTTTTGCTCCTAATATTACTTCAAATAAAGAAGCAATTGAAGTCGTACTTCAGGCTATTGAAAAAGCTGGCTACAAGCCAGGTGAAGAAATTTTTATTGCTCTTGATGCTGCCTCTACTGAGTTTTATGACAGCGAAAAGGGCGTTTATAAGTTTGAGTCTTCAGGAGAAGAGCTGAATTCCTCCGATATGGCGAATTACTGGAAGGAATGGGTAGATCAATACCCTATTATTTCAATTGAAGACGGAATGAGTGAAGATGATTGGGCTGGTTGGAAGACTCATACCGACTTACTGAAAGATAAATGCCAACTGGTAGGTGATGATCTTTTTGTTACTAACGTTAAACGTCTACAGGATGGAATTGATCAAGGTGTTGGTAATTCTATTTTAATCAAAGTGAATCAGATTGGTTCTCTTACCGAGACAATTGATACAGTGAATCTTGCTAAAAGAAATGGTTACAAAAGTGTAATCTCACACCGTTCAGGAGAAACTGAAGATAATTTCATCGCAGATTTAGCTGTGGCACTAAATGCTGGTCAGATCAAGACAGGCTCAGCCTCTCGTTCTGATAGAATGGCTAAGTATAATCAACTATTGAGAATTCAGGAGCAATTGGGGCAAGTAGCCTACTTTCCTGGAAAATTGTTGTAA
- a CDS encoding FtsB family cell division protein, producing the protein MRFLNKIPKFIKSFYFLFTLGFVIWMLFLDTNDIGSQIMLTRKLNALEKEKEFYQEKIDQVEKDRKELLSNDELLEKFAREKYLMKKPDEDVYVIIKQ; encoded by the coding sequence ATGCGCTTCCTCAATAAAATTCCAAAATTTATTAAGAGTTTTTACTTCCTTTTCACTTTGGGGTTTGTGATATGGATGCTTTTTCTGGATACCAATGATATAGGTTCACAGATAATGCTGACCAGGAAGCTTAATGCACTAGAAAAAGAGAAAGAATTTTATCAGGAAAAAATTGACCAGGTGGAGAAAGACCGTAAAGAATTGCTGAGTAACGATGAACTGCTTGAGAAGTTTGCCCGTGAAAAGTACCTGATGAAAAAGCCTGATGAAGATGTATATGTCATTATTAAGCAATAA
- a CDS encoding Ldh family oxidoreductase — MQHFKHTDLYNFTYNVFRKIGCPNNDAELAAEVLLKADLRGVDSHGVARLTGYVRLWEKKRINVKPAIQIVHETPSTAVIDGDEGLGLVVAPFAMKVAMEKASSAGTGWVSVRNSNHFGIAGYHAMMGLEKDMIGLAMTNASPLVAPTFATERLLGTNPIAVAIPANQQPPFVADFATTTVANGKLEILQRKQEKAPLGWVQNAQGQPSENPGELSEGGALLPLGSDRVHGSHKGYCLGSIVDIFSAIFSGANYGPWVPPFVSFLPLVKDPVGEGIGHFLGAMRVDAFRPADEFKKHMDQWIQRFRSADTVDHQEKVQIPGDPEREMESIRSKEGIPILEPVVKDLRGLAEKFSIPFIK, encoded by the coding sequence ATGCAGCACTTCAAACACACTGACCTCTACAATTTTACTTATAATGTATTTAGGAAAATAGGCTGTCCCAATAATGATGCTGAGCTGGCAGCAGAAGTTCTACTCAAAGCAGATCTCCGGGGAGTGGACTCTCATGGAGTAGCACGGCTTACTGGCTATGTGAGGTTATGGGAGAAGAAAAGAATTAATGTTAAGCCTGCTATACAGATCGTACATGAAACTCCAAGTACTGCTGTAATTGATGGAGATGAAGGTTTAGGGCTGGTTGTAGCTCCTTTTGCCATGAAAGTGGCTATGGAAAAAGCATCCTCTGCTGGTACCGGTTGGGTTAGTGTAAGAAACTCAAACCACTTCGGTATAGCTGGCTACCACGCTATGATGGGCTTAGAAAAAGATATGATTGGACTTGCCATGACCAACGCCAGCCCCCTGGTAGCTCCTACCTTTGCAACCGAACGCTTACTAGGCACTAATCCTATCGCAGTTGCCATCCCTGCTAATCAACAGCCGCCTTTTGTCGCTGATTTTGCGACAACCACTGTAGCGAATGGCAAATTAGAAATTTTGCAAAGAAAACAGGAAAAAGCACCTCTCGGATGGGTCCAAAATGCCCAAGGTCAGCCTTCTGAGAATCCCGGCGAGCTTTCTGAAGGTGGTGCATTGCTTCCATTGGGCAGTGACAGAGTCCATGGTAGTCACAAAGGATATTGCCTGGGTTCCATCGTAGATATATTTTCAGCAATTTTTTCGGGAGCAAATTACGGTCCCTGGGTACCTCCTTTTGTTAGCTTTCTACCCTTAGTCAAAGATCCTGTAGGTGAAGGAATTGGACATTTTTTGGGTGCAATGCGGGTAGATGCTTTTCGTCCTGCAGATGAATTTAAGAAACACATGGATCAGTGGATTCAACGTTTTCGTTCTGCCGATACGGTTGATCATCAGGAAAAAGTACAGATACCAGGTGACCCTGAAAGAGAAATGGAAAGTATCAGAAGTAAAGAGGGAATACCTATTCTTGAACCTGTTGTAAAAGATTTAAGAGGATTAGCAGAAAAATTTTCTATCCCTTTTATAAAGTAA
- a CDS encoding exopolyphosphatase, with translation MEKQKIAVIDLGTNTFHLLIVSIDSYQRFHIIHRERKAVMIGRGGINQGMINEEAQLRALSTVQHFKDMIDKFKIDHVVATATSAFRNAKNGASLAKRIYDETSISIDIIPGELEADYIYYGVREAMALEAENALIMDIGGGSVEFIICNDQFVLWKQSYEIGAQRLLELFDITDPISRENVEQLLQYFDNKLLSLTKAVKKFQPKTLIGASGTFDTLSDIYVIDQDINVKPDASELPLTYEHYLKTHQALNEKNHAERMTIPGMIELRADMIVVASWLIHYVLDKYQIRNIRVSAFALKEGLLRCVSNQLIANQ, from the coding sequence ATGGAGAAGCAAAAAATTGCCGTAATTGATTTAGGTACCAACACCTTTCATTTGCTTATTGTAAGCATTGACAGTTATCAACGCTTTCACATAATACATCGTGAGCGTAAAGCTGTGATGATTGGTCGTGGAGGAATTAATCAGGGAATGATTAATGAAGAAGCTCAGTTAAGAGCTCTTTCAACCGTTCAGCACTTTAAAGACATGATTGATAAGTTCAAGATAGATCATGTAGTAGCTACCGCCACAAGTGCTTTTCGTAATGCTAAAAATGGAGCATCTTTAGCAAAGCGGATTTATGATGAAACGAGTATATCCATAGATATTATTCCTGGTGAGCTTGAGGCTGATTATATTTACTATGGTGTAAGAGAGGCCATGGCTCTTGAGGCTGAAAATGCTCTTATCATGGACATTGGCGGAGGAAGCGTGGAATTTATTATTTGCAACGATCAGTTTGTGCTCTGGAAGCAGAGCTATGAAATTGGTGCGCAACGTCTTTTGGAATTATTTGATATTACGGACCCTATCTCCAGAGAGAATGTAGAACAACTTTTACAATATTTTGATAATAAGCTACTTAGTTTAACTAAAGCCGTCAAAAAATTTCAACCAAAAACATTAATCGGTGCATCAGGTACTTTCGATACATTAAGCGATATTTATGTCATTGATCAAGATATCAATGTTAAGCCCGATGCATCTGAGTTACCACTTACTTACGAGCACTATTTAAAAACTCATCAGGCTCTCAATGAAAAAAATCATGCTGAGAGGATGACCATCCCAGGAATGATTGAACTAAGAGCTGATATGATTGTGGTAGCCTCATGGTTAATCCACTATGTTTTGGATAAATATCAGATACGAAATATCAGAGTTTCAGCCTTTGCACTTAAAGAAGGCTTATTACGATGTGTTTCTAATCAACTCATAGCAAATCAGTAA